One genomic region from Phycisphaeraceae bacterium encodes:
- a CDS encoding ComF family protein, whose translation MAMDPWAECAEQGKFVWPPKRATEVVVEEPRGESRWGLGDAIETELLGRVGLTLGVRARVEGWVRDARSSYCPRCAGSVGPYEADGEGCGSCRRQRLPWERAIRLGTFDGVLRDAVLDLKFRRWRQAGKDLGRELGRAIAEELERAQVLASEAVLVPVPTHWRRRVMRGVDHTLIVGCAAGKVAGVRVRRELSRRYGPSQVDVGASQRRANVAGVFRGRSGGGVGLRGKGPEREVTIVVDDVRTTGATLRAACRALRESGNTGRIWVASAGVTRMRGRRERDVEGLGSVPIGLGGENRMNRTEGD comes from the coding sequence GTGGCGATGGACCCTTGGGCTGAATGTGCTGAACAGGGCAAGTTTGTCTGGCCTCCGAAACGAGCGACGGAGGTGGTGGTCGAGGAGCCGCGGGGCGAATCGCGGTGGGGGCTGGGAGATGCGATCGAGACTGAGTTGCTGGGGCGTGTCGGGTTGACGTTGGGAGTGAGGGCGAGGGTCGAAGGGTGGGTGCGTGATGCGCGATCGTCGTACTGCCCGAGGTGTGCCGGCTCGGTGGGGCCGTATGAAGCTGATGGAGAGGGGTGCGGCTCGTGCCGAAGGCAGAGATTGCCCTGGGAGCGGGCGATCAGGCTTGGGACTTTTGATGGTGTGCTGCGTGATGCGGTACTGGATCTGAAGTTTCGACGATGGCGGCAGGCGGGGAAGGACCTGGGGCGGGAGTTGGGAAGGGCTATTGCGGAGGAACTGGAGCGGGCGCAGGTTTTGGCGTCGGAGGCGGTGTTGGTTCCTGTGCCCACACACTGGAGGCGGCGGGTGATGCGTGGGGTGGATCACACGCTGATCGTTGGATGTGCAGCGGGGAAGGTGGCAGGGGTGAGGGTTAGGCGGGAGTTGAGCCGAAGATATGGGCCCAGTCAGGTGGATGTGGGGGCGAGCCAGAGGCGGGCAAATGTTGCGGGGGTGTTTCGCGGGCGCTCGGGGGGTGGCGTTGGGCTGAGGGGGAAAGGACCGGAGCGTGAGGTGACGATTGTGGTGGATGATGTGCGGACGACGGGGGCGACGCTGAGGGCTGCGTGTCGGGCGTTGCGGGAATCGGGGAATACGGGTCGGATTTGGGTTGCGTCGGCCGGGGTGACGCGGATGCGTGGGCGTCGGGAGAGGGATGTGGAGGGGTTGGGGTCGGTTCCGATTGGATTGGGGGGAGAAAATCGTATGAATAGGACGGAAGGGGATTGA
- a CDS encoding protein arginine kinase — protein sequence MGSEGNSRPVYGSPTEWLRGDGPGCDVVFSSRVRLARNLAAHRFVPQADRVQRGQTLDICRRAIEQVGPLMWVDVHRAGEVERQLLVERQLMSRQHARGKLAGGIGGPDEPRGLAASLPDEQLSIMVNEEDHLRIQVMRSGLALASALAAVDVIDDRLERTLEYAFSPRFGYLTACPTNVGTGIRFSVMLHLPGLKMLGEIDKVKRAAEDMSLAVRGFYGEGTEAVGDLYQISNQTTLGKTEQVLLQEMESEIVPKVIDYERHARRVLVEKRRATTIDRVYRSLGILKYARLIATDEAMEHLSLVRMGVVLGLLQGVDVRAVNMMFLMVQQAHLQQHSGRELTQHERRTARANLLRERASAIG from the coding sequence ATGGGGTCTGAGGGAAACTCGCGTCCGGTGTATGGGTCGCCGACGGAGTGGCTGCGCGGCGACGGCCCGGGGTGTGATGTGGTGTTCTCGTCGCGGGTGAGGTTGGCGCGGAATCTGGCTGCGCATCGTTTTGTGCCTCAGGCCGATCGGGTGCAGCGAGGTCAGACGCTTGATATCTGTCGGCGTGCGATCGAGCAGGTCGGGCCTCTGATGTGGGTCGATGTACATCGTGCGGGCGAGGTTGAGCGGCAGTTGCTCGTTGAGCGTCAGTTGATGAGTCGGCAGCACGCACGGGGCAAACTTGCAGGCGGGATCGGGGGCCCGGATGAACCGCGCGGGTTGGCGGCTTCGCTGCCCGATGAGCAACTCTCGATCATGGTCAATGAAGAGGATCACCTGCGGATTCAGGTCATGCGGTCGGGGCTGGCGCTGGCGAGCGCTCTGGCTGCGGTCGATGTGATTGATGATCGCCTGGAGCGCACGCTGGAGTATGCGTTCAGTCCTCGATTCGGGTATCTGACGGCGTGTCCGACGAATGTGGGCACGGGCATTCGATTCAGCGTGATGCTGCACCTGCCGGGGCTCAAGATGCTTGGCGAGATTGACAAGGTCAAGCGTGCGGCTGAGGACATGTCTCTGGCGGTGCGCGGGTTCTATGGCGAGGGGACCGAGGCGGTGGGCGATTTGTATCAGATCTCGAATCAGACAACGCTGGGCAAGACCGAGCAGGTGCTGTTGCAGGAGATGGAGTCGGAGATTGTGCCCAAGGTGATTGATTACGAGCGGCATGCGCGACGCGTGCTCGTTGAGAAGCGGCGTGCGACGACGATTGATCGGGTGTATCGCTCGCTGGGGATACTCAAGTACGCGCGTCTGATTGCGACCGATGAGGCGATGGAACATCTGAGCCTTGTGCGCATGGGGGTGGTGCTGGGGCTGCTTCAGGGGGTTGATGTCCGGGCGGTGAACATGATGTTTCTGATGGTGCAGCAGGCGCACCTGCAGCAGCACAGCGGGCGGGAACTCACGCAACATGAACGACGGACCGCGCGGGCGAATCTGTTGCGCGAGCGCGCGAGCGCGATCGGGTGA
- a CDS encoding UvrB/UvrC motif-containing protein → MLCGECGEREATIHELVIIAGKAIEKHLCEECAAAAGLGAGSHVPLEQLVSSFVKNPGAAIEAASELACPYCTLSYARFKQTGLLGCAGCYKAFEEKIGPLIERAHGGATHHVGKIPRGAMARSREGGMERLESLLGSMEERVRRMNELRKQLADAVQAEQYERAASLRDEIRKLSEMESPPASLGE, encoded by the coding sequence ATGCTCTGTGGCGAATGCGGCGAGCGTGAAGCGACAATCCACGAGTTGGTGATTATCGCGGGGAAGGCGATCGAGAAGCACCTGTGCGAAGAGTGCGCAGCGGCGGCAGGACTTGGCGCGGGCTCGCATGTGCCTCTGGAGCAGTTGGTTTCGAGTTTCGTCAAGAATCCTGGTGCCGCGATTGAGGCAGCCAGCGAACTGGCGTGTCCGTATTGCACGTTGAGTTACGCTCGGTTCAAGCAGACGGGATTGCTTGGGTGTGCGGGGTGCTACAAGGCATTTGAGGAGAAGATCGGGCCTCTGATCGAGCGTGCGCATGGTGGCGCGACGCACCATGTGGGCAAGATTCCGCGTGGAGCGATGGCGCGGAGTCGCGAGGGCGGGATGGAACGGCTTGAATCGCTGCTGGGGAGTATGGAAGAGCGAGTACGGCGGATGAACGAGTTGCGCAAGCAGCTTGCGGACGCGGTGCAGGCTGAGCAGTATGAACGGGCGGCGTCGCTTCGAGATGAGATTCGCAAGTTGAGCGAGATGGAATCGCCGCCTGCGAGTCTGGGGGAGTGA
- a CDS encoding 50S ribosomal protein L28, translated as MPNVCHFTGKKTGFGKNRTYRGQKLSKGGFGLKPTGITRRQFKPNLQIVRAELTDEKGVTRVKKIRASTKAIRSGLVVKALRRKYGYTAQQKAAAGH; from the coding sequence ATGCCGAATGTGTGTCATTTCACCGGGAAGAAAACCGGATTTGGGAAAAACAGGACGTATCGCGGGCAGAAACTGAGCAAGGGTGGCTTCGGTCTCAAGCCGACGGGCATCACTCGGCGTCAGTTCAAGCCGAACCTTCAGATCGTGCGTGCGGAACTGACCGACGAGAAGGGCGTGACGCGGGTCAAGAAGATCCGTGCTTCGACCAAGGCGATTCGGTCGGGGCTGGTGGTCAAGGCCCTGCGTCGCAAGTATGGATATACCGCTCAGCAGAAGGCTGCGGCGGGGCACTGA
- a CDS encoding DegT/DnrJ/EryC1/StrS family aminotransferase, which produces MPDHRMIPLSKPDLSQREEDLVIEAMRSGRLSIGPMVERFEQLVAERVGCGHAVAVNSGTSGLHLALLALGIGPGDEVITTPFSFVASANCILFVGAKPVFVDIDPRSLNMDPQALEAAITPRTKAVLAVETFGNPAHMDTYARICARHEIHLIEDCCEALGVKHRGRAAGTFGRVGVFGFYPNKQITTGEGGMIVTDDARLADCCRSLRNQGRPVSQVAGQAAGSWLAHERMGFNFRLSDINAAVGVGQMERFDAIVSARRNVATMYMQRLMGASQVVLPTVEPETEQSWFVFVIRLVTGYTDVERDRIIQGLRNHDVGAAPYFPCIHLQQFYREKFGFKTGQFPIAESVSQRTIAIPFYGSLTRREVDLVAQTLEVMIAREHLSRA; this is translated from the coding sequence ATGCCAGACCACAGAATGATTCCGCTGAGCAAGCCCGATCTGTCGCAGCGCGAGGAAGATCTGGTCATCGAAGCGATGCGATCGGGCAGGCTTTCGATCGGGCCCATGGTCGAGCGGTTTGAGCAGTTGGTGGCCGAGCGTGTGGGGTGTGGGCACGCGGTTGCGGTCAACAGCGGGACATCGGGGCTGCATCTGGCATTGCTCGCGCTGGGGATCGGGCCTGGGGATGAAGTCATCACGACGCCATTCTCGTTCGTGGCGTCGGCGAACTGCATTTTGTTTGTCGGTGCCAAGCCGGTGTTTGTGGATATTGATCCTCGGTCGCTGAACATGGATCCGCAGGCGCTCGAAGCGGCGATCACGCCGCGCACCAAGGCGGTGCTGGCGGTCGAGACGTTCGGCAATCCGGCGCACATGGACACCTACGCGCGGATCTGCGCCCGGCATGAGATTCACCTGATCGAGGATTGCTGCGAGGCGCTTGGGGTTAAGCATCGGGGGCGTGCAGCGGGGACATTCGGGCGGGTCGGGGTCTTTGGGTTTTATCCGAACAAGCAGATCACGACGGGCGAGGGCGGGATGATCGTGACGGATGACGCGAGGCTTGCGGATTGCTGCCGAAGTTTGCGCAATCAGGGGAGGCCGGTGTCGCAGGTGGCGGGGCAGGCGGCGGGTTCGTGGCTGGCGCATGAACGGATGGGCTTTAACTTCCGACTCAGCGACATCAATGCGGCGGTTGGTGTGGGGCAGATGGAGCGGTTCGATGCGATTGTGTCGGCGCGGCGGAATGTGGCGACGATGTACATGCAGAGGCTGATGGGGGCGTCGCAGGTGGTGCTGCCGACGGTCGAGCCGGAGACGGAGCAGAGTTGGTTTGTGTTCGTGATCCGGCTTGTGACGGGGTATACCGATGTGGAGCGGGATCGGATCATTCAGGGGCTACGGAACCATGATGTGGGTGCGGCTCCGTATTTTCCGTGCATCCATCTGCAGCAGTTTTATCGGGAGAAGTTTGGCTTCAAGACCGGGCAGTTTCCGATTGCCGAATCGGTGAGTCAGAGGACGATTGCGATTCCGTTTTATGGGAGCCTGACGCGGCGTGAGGTGGATCTGGTGGCGCAGACGCTGGAGGTGATGATCGCGCGTGAGCACCTGTCGCGGGCTTGA
- a CDS encoding ATP-binding protein, translated as MDDATDLVRLRAVSAVVSSHSVLRKRDAHRLSAGKENRVESRSSAAVQSQPYESTRAGEQSPGRQSPSELAHHLRGLFSQEVGPERFARFFDQQTLVAVVDDAVDVTVPNDFTRDLLERRFGCDLRRVLRDESDRRGRALALHFRVDRSAFGGGGSTPAPTASARAEPLRTRSRSNGRSGDRLEARHQFAGFVVGEANKVAYAAARRLAEETAISACSPLFIHGACGLGKTHLLQSVVNRFREVHPRGRVLYTTAEAFTNEFVMAIQSGSMNAFRRLYRNVDLLCIDDLHFVAGKEATQTELLHTLDAIGVGRARIAMASDAHPRAIRKFSDALVSRLVSGAVVRLDAPDLDLRTRIVAHIAERRGLHLADGAARLIAEHGHGAEGVSVRDVEGVLTQVEAVWRLLPDLASSDGGIGAAIVQNAMDMRRQGGGRSVGRRTRPIPVETIISIVCRDLDVEMSDFLGSGRHRRVVLARALVVYAARELTTRSYPEIASAMRRPNHSSVVSAFTRLNKQIADKQIVRSTGKYDGLTMGDLADRLIEHVRREASASPAQG; from the coding sequence ATGGATGACGCCACGGATCTCGTGCGACTCCGAGCGGTCTCGGCGGTCGTCTCGTCCCACTCGGTGCTTCGCAAGCGCGACGCACATCGACTCTCCGCCGGAAAGGAGAACAGGGTGGAATCAAGGTCATCCGCTGCAGTGCAAAGTCAACCCTACGAATCAACTCGCGCCGGAGAGCAATCTCCAGGTCGTCAGTCACCGTCCGAACTGGCACACCATCTTCGGGGGCTTTTCAGCCAGGAGGTGGGGCCTGAGCGCTTCGCACGGTTCTTCGATCAACAGACACTTGTTGCGGTGGTTGATGACGCGGTCGATGTGACCGTTCCCAACGATTTCACGCGCGATCTGCTCGAACGGCGATTCGGGTGCGACCTGCGCCGCGTGCTGCGCGATGAATCCGATCGGCGGGGGCGGGCACTGGCGCTGCATTTTCGCGTCGATCGCAGCGCGTTCGGCGGAGGGGGATCAACACCTGCACCGACCGCCAGCGCACGGGCAGAGCCCTTGCGGACACGATCGCGGAGCAACGGGCGGAGCGGTGATCGCTTGGAAGCAAGACACCAGTTCGCGGGGTTCGTTGTGGGTGAGGCCAACAAGGTTGCGTACGCAGCAGCGCGGCGATTGGCGGAAGAAACAGCGATCAGTGCGTGCAGCCCGTTGTTCATTCACGGCGCGTGCGGCCTCGGGAAGACGCACCTGCTTCAGAGCGTGGTCAACCGGTTCAGGGAAGTTCACCCTCGGGGTCGAGTGCTCTATACCACAGCGGAGGCCTTCACGAATGAATTTGTCATGGCCATTCAGTCGGGGTCAATGAACGCGTTTCGTCGGTTGTATCGAAACGTGGACCTTCTCTGCATCGACGACCTGCATTTCGTTGCAGGAAAGGAAGCGACTCAGACTGAACTGCTCCACACGCTCGATGCGATCGGGGTGGGACGGGCGCGCATCGCGATGGCGTCGGACGCCCACCCGCGCGCCATTCGCAAGTTCAGCGACGCTCTGGTTTCCCGTCTGGTGTCGGGCGCGGTGGTGAGGCTTGATGCACCCGATCTGGACCTCCGGACGCGCATTGTCGCCCACATTGCCGAGCGGCGGGGGCTGCATCTGGCCGATGGTGCTGCGCGATTGATCGCAGAGCACGGACACGGGGCGGAAGGGGTTTCGGTGCGTGATGTCGAGGGCGTGCTGACACAGGTCGAAGCGGTCTGGAGGCTGCTGCCCGATCTGGCTTCAAGCGACGGGGGCATCGGGGCAGCGATCGTGCAGAACGCGATGGACATGCGGCGGCAGGGTGGAGGGCGAAGCGTGGGGCGGCGCACAAGACCAATCCCGGTCGAGACAATCATCAGCATCGTGTGCCGGGATCTGGATGTGGAGATGAGTGATTTTCTCGGGAGTGGGCGTCATCGGCGTGTGGTGCTTGCTCGGGCGTTGGTGGTGTATGCAGCCCGCGAGCTGACTACGCGGAGTTATCCGGAGATTGCCTCTGCCATGCGTCGCCCGAACCATTCTTCGGTGGTCAGCGCGTTCACCCGTCTGAATAAGCAGATCGCAGACAAGCAAATTGTGCGCAGCACGGGCAAGTACGACGGACTGACGATGGGGGATCTGGCTGACCGATTGATCGAGCATGTCCGTCGCGAAGCGTCGGCATCGCCCGCGCAAGGGTGA
- a CDS encoding GNAT family N-acetyltransferase, with amino-acid sequence MPNSLPMHSASRIPAPLVESAAERLVSVPARARRAAARQLIEAAPAHGIDLSLLWGVVDWSASPPRVAQVCLLVPTSGRTAMVYVSGQDDAPSAADPATQHHNRVDAITAAFAEVDEHLSDRIRLCQTLVSPRETWSLTACLEAGMQEVAQLDYLRLRLDLAHHEAVEGAMPSGVRVRPIGDLKIPAERDTLARALERSYIDTLDCPALCGMRETGDVIQSHLSTGQHDPALWWVIELDDQPEGALLLSPFPDQRLVELVYVGWSPVLRGRGLGGILMSRAIASARRTGAVEMTCAVDMRNEPALRLYDRFGFVPIDHRHALVRPTLETAR; translated from the coding sequence ATGCCCAACTCTTTACCCATGCACTCCGCCTCCCGAATCCCCGCCCCCCTGGTTGAATCGGCTGCCGAACGCCTCGTGAGCGTTCCTGCGCGCGCTCGGCGGGCAGCCGCCCGACAACTCATCGAGGCCGCCCCGGCACACGGGATAGACCTCTCCCTCCTGTGGGGGGTGGTTGACTGGTCCGCCTCTCCGCCCCGAGTCGCTCAGGTCTGCCTCCTGGTCCCTACTTCAGGGCGCACAGCGATGGTGTACGTCTCCGGCCAGGATGACGCGCCATCCGCTGCCGACCCCGCGACCCAGCACCACAATCGGGTGGATGCCATCACAGCCGCGTTCGCCGAAGTGGACGAACACCTGTCTGATCGGATCCGGTTGTGCCAGACTCTTGTCTCGCCGCGCGAGACGTGGTCGCTCACAGCGTGCCTCGAAGCGGGGATGCAGGAAGTCGCTCAACTGGATTATCTGCGATTGAGGCTTGATTTGGCACACCACGAAGCGGTGGAAGGGGCGATGCCCTCGGGCGTGCGCGTGCGCCCGATCGGGGATCTGAAGATCCCGGCAGAGCGAGACACTCTTGCGCGCGCGCTCGAGCGCAGTTACATCGACACGCTCGACTGCCCCGCGCTCTGCGGCATGCGCGAGACTGGTGACGTGATTCAATCGCACCTTTCAACTGGGCAACACGACCCCGCGCTCTGGTGGGTGATTGAACTGGATGATCAGCCAGAAGGCGCGCTTCTTCTGAGTCCGTTTCCTGACCAGCGCCTTGTTGAGTTGGTGTACGTCGGGTGGTCACCCGTGCTGCGCGGGCGCGGACTAGGCGGAATTCTGATGTCGCGTGCGATCGCATCGGCGCGCAGGACTGGTGCAGTCGAGATGACGTGTGCGGTGGATATGCGCAACGAGCCGGCGTTGCGTCTGTACGACCGATTCGGGTTCGTGCCGATTGATCATCGACACGCGCTGGTGCGCCCGACGCTGGAGACTGCGCGGTGA
- a CDS encoding 50S ribosomal protein L27, translating to MAHKKGQGSTKNGRTSNPQYRGIKLYGGEDVRPGAIIVRQCGTQFLPGFNVRRGKDDTLFSVSEGKVVFIGRKVHVDPLNPDAPRPQPLREYRAKAAAQN from the coding sequence ATGGCACACAAGAAGGGCCAAGGCTCGACCAAGAACGGACGCACCAGCAACCCGCAATATCGCGGGATCAAGCTTTATGGGGGCGAAGATGTCCGCCCGGGCGCGATCATCGTGCGCCAGTGCGGGACGCAGTTCCTGCCTGGGTTCAATGTTCGCCGCGGCAAGGACGACACGCTGTTCAGCGTTTCTGAGGGCAAGGTGGTGTTCATCGGGCGCAAGGTGCATGTGGACCCGCTGAACCCGGACGCACCGCGTCCCCAGCCTCTGCGTGAGTACCGGGCCAAGGCTGCGGCGCAGAACTGA
- the aat gene encoding leucyl/phenylalanyl-tRNA--protein transferase: MTSPPDQAPSTHFDPTIVRAILAAYAQGLFPMADPDSGEIHWFDPPVRGIIPLDDFRISRSLAQRVRSRRFAITADTAFDAVIEACSRPRAGPGGETWIDHRIRNAYSMLHRAGHAHSVEAWLTTEQGPILVGGLYGVALGGLFAGESMFSRPDLGGTDASKVCLVHLVAHLRRRGYTLLDTQFTNPHLVQFGCTQITRRAYMVRLRESVNLQCEWQPFV; the protein is encoded by the coding sequence ATGACAAGCCCGCCCGATCAAGCCCCTTCCACACACTTCGACCCGACGATCGTTCGTGCCATCCTCGCTGCGTATGCCCAGGGCCTCTTTCCCATGGCCGACCCCGACTCGGGCGAAATCCATTGGTTTGACCCACCCGTTCGTGGCATCATCCCGCTCGATGACTTTCGAATCTCGCGATCGCTTGCCCAGCGCGTCCGCAGCCGCCGCTTCGCCATTACCGCAGACACCGCCTTCGACGCCGTGATCGAAGCGTGCAGCCGGCCTCGCGCTGGCCCCGGCGGAGAGACCTGGATCGACCATCGCATTCGCAACGCATACTCCATGCTCCACCGCGCCGGGCATGCACACTCCGTCGAAGCATGGCTCACCACAGAACAGGGTCCGATACTCGTCGGAGGGCTCTATGGCGTGGCCCTCGGAGGACTCTTCGCTGGCGAATCCATGTTCTCCCGCCCCGACCTCGGAGGCACCGACGCCAGCAAGGTCTGCCTTGTCCACCTCGTTGCTCACCTCCGACGTCGCGGCTACACCCTCCTCGATACTCAGTTCACCAATCCGCACCTTGTCCAATTCGGATGCACCCAAATCACACGCCGCGCATACATGGTTCGATTGCGAGAATCTGTCAATCTTCAATGCGAATGGCAGCCTTTCGTATAA
- a CDS encoding glycogen debranching enzyme family protein: MTRFNKVHLAKPSLDTEFLLTNCLGGFAMGTTLGTPTRRYHSLLVAATRPPVDRVATVSQIAERLTITVPRPATEHWITPLHFHGSPAPTAAPGLASFTRDANSCIWRYTFPGGISLTKTLTLAAERSLARVHYRLTASAAAGVLTLHPLVCLRDFHSLNNSDAFKLSANGRSLMISSASSHVRIEHDPGLSRQPARTLWRNVYYHREADRGQDSIEHTLVPATYYIEFDPGAAAEGSIWIVADNGPIEPVARREPPGLDAALSGLDPSETQARTALTRLTESADAFIVRRGQAPHFGTTILAGYPWFADWGRDTMIALPGLLIETGRHAQAAACLSTFAQHIRRGLVPNRFDDYTGDAHYNTVDASLWFIHATTELLHHAPDIPERPALLEACLSIINAYASGTDFGIRLDSDGLITAGSPESQLTWMDAQRDGVTFTPRHGKAVEINALWHHALVRLARLTQGPDQQRLITLAESCRVAFAAFINPAGGLYDRLEPVGDIFHPITEIRPNQIFAASLEHSPLDSDQRRAVVAVVHEHLLTPFGLRTLSPTDAAYQPRYTGSLFERDRAYHNGTVWPWLLGAYAEAVLRSATSPAHRSAARQHLRSVLWPLIERMDSVCIGHISEVCGAQPPFPPDGCPAQAWSTAELLRAWRLVSAPEPVSLRSSAPS; this comes from the coding sequence ATGACACGATTCAACAAGGTCCATCTCGCCAAGCCCTCCCTCGACACCGAGTTCCTGCTGACCAATTGCCTAGGCGGGTTCGCCATGGGAACCACCCTCGGCACCCCCACCCGCCGCTATCACAGCCTCCTCGTCGCAGCCACACGCCCCCCGGTCGATCGCGTAGCCACTGTCAGTCAAATCGCCGAGCGCCTCACAATCACCGTTCCCCGCCCAGCAACCGAGCATTGGATCACTCCATTGCACTTTCACGGCTCGCCCGCCCCGACCGCTGCCCCAGGCCTGGCATCCTTCACCCGCGATGCCAACTCATGCATCTGGCGCTACACCTTCCCGGGCGGCATCAGCCTCACCAAAACCCTCACGCTCGCAGCCGAGCGATCCCTCGCCCGCGTCCATTACCGCCTGACCGCCTCAGCAGCCGCTGGTGTGCTCACCCTCCATCCGCTCGTCTGCCTGCGCGACTTTCACAGCCTCAACAATTCCGACGCCTTCAAACTCAGCGCCAACGGCCGAAGCCTCATGATCTCCTCAGCCTCCTCCCATGTCCGCATCGAACACGACCCGGGTCTCTCGCGGCAACCCGCTCGCACCCTGTGGCGGAACGTCTATTACCACCGCGAAGCCGATCGTGGTCAGGACAGCATCGAACACACCCTCGTTCCCGCGACCTATTACATCGAGTTCGACCCTGGAGCCGCGGCCGAAGGCTCGATCTGGATCGTCGCCGACAACGGACCGATCGAGCCTGTCGCTCGCCGCGAGCCGCCCGGTCTCGACGCCGCCCTGAGCGGTCTTGACCCGAGCGAAACACAAGCCCGCACCGCCCTGACGCGCCTCACCGAATCTGCCGACGCCTTCATCGTCCGCCGAGGGCAAGCACCACACTTCGGCACAACCATTCTCGCAGGCTATCCGTGGTTTGCCGACTGGGGCCGCGACACGATGATCGCACTCCCCGGCCTCCTGATCGAAACCGGCCGCCATGCTCAGGCCGCCGCATGTCTTTCGACCTTTGCCCAGCACATCCGCCGCGGCCTGGTCCCCAATCGATTCGACGACTACACGGGCGATGCCCACTACAACACCGTCGATGCTTCACTCTGGTTCATCCACGCCACCACCGAACTCCTCCACCACGCGCCGGACATTCCTGAGCGCCCCGCATTGCTCGAAGCCTGCCTCTCGATCATCAACGCCTACGCAAGCGGCACCGACTTCGGCATCCGCCTCGATTCCGACGGCCTGATCACCGCAGGATCACCCGAATCCCAGTTGACCTGGATGGACGCCCAACGCGACGGCGTGACCTTCACCCCACGCCACGGTAAAGCAGTCGAAATCAACGCCCTGTGGCACCACGCACTCGTTCGACTCGCTCGCCTGACCCAGGGCCCCGACCAGCAACGCCTGATCACGCTCGCCGAATCCTGCCGTGTTGCCTTCGCAGCCTTCATCAACCCCGCCGGAGGCCTCTACGACAGACTCGAGCCAGTGGGCGACATCTTCCACCCCATCACCGAAATCCGTCCCAATCAGATCTTCGCAGCAAGTCTCGAACACAGCCCGCTCGACTCCGACCAGCGCCGAGCCGTCGTCGCAGTGGTGCATGAACACCTGCTCACACCCTTCGGCCTGCGCACGCTCAGCCCCACCGACGCCGCCTATCAACCTCGCTATACCGGTTCACTGTTCGAGCGCGATCGCGCTTACCACAACGGCACCGTCTGGCCCTGGCTCTTGGGTGCGTACGCCGAAGCCGTCCTTCGCAGCGCGACCAGTCCCGCACACCGCTCCGCCGCACGTCAACACTTGCGATCCGTTCTTTGGCCTTTGATTGAACGTATGGATTCAGTCTGCATCGGGCACATCAGCGAAGTGTGCGGCGCTCAGCCACCCTTCCCTCCCGACGGGTGCCCCGCGCAGGCATGGTCAACCGCCGAACTCCTTCGCGCGTGGAGACTCGTCAGCGCGCCAGAACCGGTCTCACTCAGATCCTCGGCCCCGAGTTGA